The following coding sequences are from one Melanotaenia boesemani isolate fMelBoe1 chromosome 17, fMelBoe1.pri, whole genome shotgun sequence window:
- the psmg2 gene encoding proteasome assembly chaperone 2, protein MFISSEDAPPVLKNFTLVMPAVAVGNVGQLAVDLIVSTLNMSRVGYIHTDCLIPMAGNNPYTTCKEDAEVLHTPAEVYTSAELKLAVLQIRAPIIQTKSKKFRQQLVSWIKASGFSRIVVLSSSHAYQRDDQQLQGTPLRYLVTPSLLKMSADALKELGWREMEQLPAFPELTDANAKPWLYIPGAGITKGLYTDSCKEDLPLAVLLLFCSEGDNIPDAFTLVNHLNDWLHLLDNQSQEPNSKWKIPASWNLLFGSGIPPALF, encoded by the exons ATGTTCATCTCTTCAGAAGACGCACCGCCCGTCTTAAAGAATTTCACCCTCGTCATG CCAGCAGTGGCTGTCGGTAATGTGGGTCAACTGGCAGTCGACCTCATTGTTTCCACTCTCAACATGAGTAGAGTGGGCTACATACACACAGACTGTCTCATCCCGATGGCAGGGAACAACCCATACACCACCTGCAAAGAGGACGCTGAGGTGCTGCACACTCCTGCAGAAG TTTACACTTCAGCAGAACTGAAGCTGGCAGTTCTTCAGATCAGAGCACCAATTATTCAG ACAAAGTCCAAAAAGTTCCGTCAGCAGCTCGTGTCTTGGATCAAAGCCAGTGGCTTTTCCAGGATAGTGGTTCTGTCCAGCAGCCATGCATATCAGAGGGACGACCAGCAGCTGCAAGG CACTCCTCTGAGGTACCTGGTCACCCCGTCTCTGCTAAAGATGAGTGCAGATGCTCTGAAGGAGCTGGGATGGAGGGAGATGGAGCAACTGCCGGCTTTTCCTGAACTAACAGACGCCAATGCAAAGCCTTGGCTCTACATACCAGGAGCAGGCATCACCAAAGGACTATACACAGACAG TTGCAAAGAGGATCTCCCGCTAGCGGTGCTGCTGCTCTTCTGCTCAGAAGGCGACAACATCCCAGATGCCTTCACCCTCGTCAACCATCTCAACGACTGGCTCCATCTGCTGGACAACCAG AGCCAAGAGCCTAACAGCAAGTGGAAGATTCCTGCTTCCTGGAATCTCCTGTTTGGAAGTGGCATCCCTCCTGCACTGTTCTGA
- the zgc:136493 gene encoding probable 2-ketogluconate reductase isoform X2, which translates to MMAENTPWALISEVGGEGYLEDCTNIMKQHFNIISNKDFLQNPVLHGPKIQALFVWNCCPAAEPSLLSSLPSLKVVANGGVGIDHLDVPYINSLGVKVTNTPGVVSDATADIAMGLLLASARKIVEGHLVAVDPKTTHIPQSLMGVEVTGSTLGIIGMGHIGYKIAQRSKGFDMKILYHNRSRRSVEDEQALGAIYCKNIDDLLKESDFVMLVVSLTSETTGLISHRELSLMKPTATLINVSRGLVVDQGALVKALQSGGIRAAALDVTHPEPLPRDHPLLSLPNVLITPHVGTNTYTTTRRMVQRMVENAVAAVKGLSVPNEVKPKLLH; encoded by the exons ATGATGGCAGAGAACACACCATGGGCTCTGATCTCAGAGGTGGGCGGGGAGGGTTACCTTGAAGATTGCACCAATATtatgaaacaacacttcaacaTCATCTCCAACAAAGACTTTCTACAAAACCCCGTCCTGCATGGCCCAAAAATCCAGGCCCTGTTTGTCTGGAACTGCTGTCCTGCAGCTGAGCCTTCGCTGCTGAGTTCCCTGCCATCGCTGAAAGTGGTCGCCAACGGGGGAGTGGGTATCGACCACCTGGATGTGCCGTACATCAACAGTCTTGGTGTGAAGGTGACCAACACGCCCGGCGTGGTGAGTGATGCAACTGCAGATATCGCCATGGGTTTGCTTCTGGCATCAGCACGGAAGATTGTTGAGG GTCACCTAGTAGCTGTTGATCCCAAGACCACCCACATACCTCAAAGCCTGATGGGAGTTGAAGTCACAGGGTCGACTTTGGGGATTATTGGAATGGGACACATTGGATACAAAATCGCTCAGAGAAGCAAAGGCTTTGATATGAAGATCCTTTATCACAACAGAAGCAGAAG GAGTGTTGAAGATGAGCAGGCGTTGGGGGCAATTTACTGCAAGAACATAGATGACCTGCTGAAAGAGTCGGACTTTGTCATGCTGGTAgtcagtctgacctcagagACCACAGGCTTGATCAGCCACAGAGAGTTGTCCCTCATGAAACCCACAGCAACACTGATCAATGTCAGCAGAG GTTTGGTTGTGGACCAGGGGGCTTTAGTCAAAGCTCTGCAGTCTGGAGGAATCCGAGCAGCAGCTTTAGATGTGACCCACCCTGAACCTTTACCCAG GGATCACCCTCTCCTCAGTCTACCCAATGTGCTGATCACTCCTCATGTCGGGACCAACACGTATACCACCACAAGAAGGATGGTGCAGCGGATGGTAGAAAATGCAGTGGCTGCTGTGAAAGGTCTTTCTGTTCCCAACGAAGTCAAACCGAAATTACTGCATTGA
- the zgc:136493 gene encoding probable 2-ketogluconate reductase isoform X1 yields MRCLGFVRCLRKRWAPAQTSRLVNERNLHRSVHRLEQKKMMAENTPWALISEVGGEGYLEDCTNIMKQHFNIISNKDFLQNPVLHGPKIQALFVWNCCPAAEPSLLSSLPSLKVVANGGVGIDHLDVPYINSLGVKVTNTPGVVSDATADIAMGLLLASARKIVEGHLVAVDPKTTHIPQSLMGVEVTGSTLGIIGMGHIGYKIAQRSKGFDMKILYHNRSRRSVEDEQALGAIYCKNIDDLLKESDFVMLVVSLTSETTGLISHRELSLMKPTATLINVSRGLVVDQGALVKALQSGGIRAAALDVTHPEPLPRDHPLLSLPNVLITPHVGTNTYTTTRRMVQRMVENAVAAVKGLSVPNEVKPKLLH; encoded by the exons ATGCGATGCCTTGGCTTTGTCCGCTGCTTGAGAAAACGGTGGGCCCCAGCACAAACATCCCGGCTTGTTAATGAGAGAAATCTGCATAGATCTGTGCATCGTCTGGAACAGAAGAAG ATGATGGCAGAGAACACACCATGGGCTCTGATCTCAGAGGTGGGCGGGGAGGGTTACCTTGAAGATTGCACCAATATtatgaaacaacacttcaacaTCATCTCCAACAAAGACTTTCTACAAAACCCCGTCCTGCATGGCCCAAAAATCCAGGCCCTGTTTGTCTGGAACTGCTGTCCTGCAGCTGAGCCTTCGCTGCTGAGTTCCCTGCCATCGCTGAAAGTGGTCGCCAACGGGGGAGTGGGTATCGACCACCTGGATGTGCCGTACATCAACAGTCTTGGTGTGAAGGTGACCAACACGCCCGGCGTGGTGAGTGATGCAACTGCAGATATCGCCATGGGTTTGCTTCTGGCATCAGCACGGAAGATTGTTGAGG GTCACCTAGTAGCTGTTGATCCCAAGACCACCCACATACCTCAAAGCCTGATGGGAGTTGAAGTCACAGGGTCGACTTTGGGGATTATTGGAATGGGACACATTGGATACAAAATCGCTCAGAGAAGCAAAGGCTTTGATATGAAGATCCTTTATCACAACAGAAGCAGAAG GAGTGTTGAAGATGAGCAGGCGTTGGGGGCAATTTACTGCAAGAACATAGATGACCTGCTGAAAGAGTCGGACTTTGTCATGCTGGTAgtcagtctgacctcagagACCACAGGCTTGATCAGCCACAGAGAGTTGTCCCTCATGAAACCCACAGCAACACTGATCAATGTCAGCAGAG GTTTGGTTGTGGACCAGGGGGCTTTAGTCAAAGCTCTGCAGTCTGGAGGAATCCGAGCAGCAGCTTTAGATGTGACCCACCCTGAACCTTTACCCAG GGATCACCCTCTCCTCAGTCTACCCAATGTGCTGATCACTCCTCATGTCGGGACCAACACGTATACCACCACAAGAAGGATGGTGCAGCGGATGGTAGAAAATGCAGTGGCTGCTGTGAAAGGTCTTTCTGTTCCCAACGAAGTCAAACCGAAATTACTGCATTGA